From Mycolicibacterium nivoides, a single genomic window includes:
- a CDS encoding LLM class flavin-dependent oxidoreductase, which translates to MKFLLLTLVAHHPDPATGQKKSPADRLREVVEAAELAEQLGFDGFAVGERHEDPFISSSPPVVLSNIAARTSRIGLFTAVTTLSLLDPVRAFEDYSTLDNLSGGRLELMIGKGNGAAQAELFQVTTTDQWDRNREGYELFRALWNHDHVTWSGRFRPALVDAKALPRPLQKRIRIWHGSATSKDSVDLAARHRDPIFSANVTYPIEPYADLVRHYRQQWEYYGHRPEDALVGAGTAGFHIAPTSQQAIEEYRTSFETRLAFARRVGLPVVFESIEDFVDRSSALVGSPEQVIDKVGRYHEQLGHEVIHLSADTDGVTVGQKRRSLELFQSDVAPVLREKFPSRPLAAQSLLEGVVAP; encoded by the coding sequence ATGAAGTTCCTGCTGCTGACCCTTGTCGCGCACCATCCCGACCCTGCGACGGGCCAGAAGAAGAGCCCCGCGGACCGGCTGCGTGAGGTCGTCGAAGCTGCCGAGCTCGCCGAGCAGCTTGGCTTCGACGGGTTCGCGGTCGGTGAGCGTCACGAGGACCCGTTCATCTCGTCCTCCCCGCCGGTGGTGCTGAGCAACATCGCGGCGCGCACCTCGCGAATCGGGTTGTTCACCGCGGTGACCACGTTGAGCCTGCTCGACCCGGTGCGCGCGTTCGAGGACTATTCGACGTTGGACAACCTGTCCGGCGGGCGGCTCGAGTTGATGATCGGAAAGGGCAACGGCGCGGCGCAGGCCGAGTTGTTCCAGGTCACGACCACCGATCAGTGGGACCGCAACCGGGAGGGCTACGAGTTGTTCCGCGCGCTGTGGAACCACGACCACGTGACGTGGTCCGGTCGGTTCCGGCCGGCCCTCGTCGACGCCAAGGCGCTCCCCAGACCTCTGCAGAAGCGGATCCGCATCTGGCATGGCAGCGCAACCAGTAAGGATTCGGTCGACCTCGCGGCGCGCCACCGAGATCCCATCTTCTCCGCCAACGTGACGTATCCGATCGAACCCTATGCCGACCTCGTGCGGCACTACCGGCAGCAATGGGAGTACTACGGCCACCGACCCGAGGACGCGTTGGTAGGGGCCGGGACTGCCGGTTTCCACATTGCACCGACGTCGCAGCAGGCGATCGAGGAGTACCGGACGTCGTTCGAAACCCGCCTCGCCTTTGCCCGGCGGGTCGGGCTTCCGGTGGTGTTCGAGTCGATCGAGGACTTCGTCGACCGCAGCTCGGCATTGGTCGGCAGCCCAGAGCAGGTGATCGACAAGGTTGGGCGTTACCACGAGCAACTCGGCCACGAGGTGATCCATCTCAGCGCCGACACCGACGGTGTGACAGTCGGCCAGAAACGACGCAGCCTTGAGCTGTTTCAGTCCGACGTCGCACCGGTCCTGCGCGAGAAGTTTCCGAGTCGGCCGCTGGCCGCACAGAGTCTGTTGGAAGGAGTAGTCGCACCATGA
- a CDS encoding ABC transporter permease: MAITLDDPTGVEDRDDDLDIPSPWLAKYGRFLGGAIGLTGFLVIWWLVVATGYVSDMYLATPQDTVKAFADGLLDGTLSSEIWPSVQRALIGFLIALVAGISLGIVVGSFTIFQTLAEPVLVFFRNLSLLALLPVFVVFLGIGEESKIAIVVWACFWPIFVNAVGAVGGVERQLLNSARALGAGRWYTFVHVILPAAIPAIFPGIRLASANAFTALVAAELVGGAQGIGIYINNAALRYQTPQMYAGILALGLIGVVVNAVMTGIEWRVTRWQRGLTNK; this comes from the coding sequence TTGGCCATCACGCTGGATGACCCCACGGGTGTGGAGGACCGCGACGACGACCTCGACATACCCAGTCCGTGGCTCGCCAAGTACGGCAGGTTCCTCGGCGGAGCGATCGGACTGACCGGGTTCCTGGTCATCTGGTGGCTGGTCGTGGCGACCGGCTACGTCAGCGACATGTACCTGGCCACGCCACAGGACACGGTCAAGGCGTTCGCCGACGGACTGCTGGACGGCACCTTGAGCTCTGAGATCTGGCCCAGCGTGCAGCGCGCCCTGATCGGCTTTCTGATCGCACTCGTGGCCGGGATCTCACTCGGAATCGTCGTGGGATCCTTCACGATCTTTCAGACCCTCGCCGAACCGGTCCTGGTGTTCTTCCGGAACCTCTCGCTGCTGGCGCTGCTGCCGGTGTTCGTCGTGTTCTTGGGCATCGGCGAGGAGTCCAAGATCGCGATCGTCGTCTGGGCGTGCTTCTGGCCGATCTTCGTCAACGCGGTCGGCGCGGTCGGCGGTGTGGAACGCCAACTGCTGAACTCGGCCCGCGCGCTCGGCGCGGGCCGTTGGTACACCTTCGTCCATGTCATCCTGCCTGCCGCGATCCCCGCGATCTTCCCGGGTATCCGGCTGGCCTCGGCCAATGCGTTCACCGCACTGGTGGCCGCCGAACTCGTCGGCGGGGCACAGGGCATCGGCATCTACATCAACAACGCCGCCCTGCGTTACCAGACCCCACAGATGTACGCCGGGATACTCGCACTCGGCCTGATCGGTGTAGTCGTCAACGCGGTGATGACCGGCATCGAATGGCGTGTCACCCGCTGGCAGCGGGGTTTGACCAACAAGTGA
- a CDS encoding ABC transporter ATP-binding protein, producing the protein MTYNVLTEPSWKIEASRITKRYPKPRSRSTQGATTVLSGFDLKIKGGEFVSLLGPSGCGKSTFLNILAGLDTYDRGTVSIDGEPVDGVSKNVGVVFQGYGLFPWLTAQKNVEAGLKIRGVPKAQRRERAAAVLRTVGLEAAANRLPHQLSGGMRQRVAIARVLAYEPEILVFDEPFAALDAQTREFLQGELLRIWEAGDTKKTVLFVTHSIDEAIFLSDRIAVMTQAPGTVKTLVDVDLPHPRDSDVRNSEAFAHIRAHVARILQEEVRIGHHAG; encoded by the coding sequence ATGACCTACAACGTGCTCACCGAGCCGTCCTGGAAGATCGAAGCGAGTCGAATCACCAAGCGCTACCCCAAACCTCGGTCCCGATCGACCCAAGGGGCCACCACGGTGCTGTCGGGATTCGATCTCAAGATCAAGGGCGGCGAGTTCGTTTCGCTGCTCGGTCCGAGCGGTTGTGGCAAATCCACGTTCCTCAACATCCTTGCGGGCCTGGATACCTACGACAGGGGCACCGTTTCGATCGACGGCGAGCCCGTCGACGGCGTCAGCAAGAACGTCGGGGTCGTATTCCAAGGTTACGGGCTGTTCCCGTGGCTGACCGCACAGAAAAATGTCGAAGCCGGCCTCAAGATCCGCGGGGTGCCCAAAGCGCAGCGGCGCGAACGCGCTGCGGCGGTTCTGCGCACCGTGGGGCTGGAGGCTGCCGCGAACCGGCTACCCCATCAACTCTCCGGTGGCATGCGGCAACGGGTCGCGATCGCACGTGTGCTCGCCTACGAACCCGAGATCCTGGTGTTCGACGAGCCGTTCGCTGCCCTGGACGCGCAGACCCGTGAATTCCTGCAGGGCGAGCTGCTCCGGATCTGGGAGGCCGGCGATACGAAGAAGACGGTCCTGTTCGTCACCCACTCGATCGATGAGGCCATCTTCCTGTCCGACCGGATCGCGGTCATGACCCAGGCCCCCGGCACGGTCAAGACACTCGTCGATGTCGATCTGCCGCACCCCCGCGACAGCGATGTCCGGAACTCGGAGGCCTTCGCCCATATCCGGGCGCACGTGGCGCGAATCCTTCAAGAGGAGGTCCGAATTGGCCATCACGCTGGATGA
- a CDS encoding ABC transporter substrate-binding protein, translating to MTSSRMRHFRKSSIALGLAALVTPVLLSGCSDKGDDGVVTFRFANSPTALSLVRIADELGYWKNASVRPEYVGPATAVPAVQLLDQGAIDIATGMFNNDIDGKVKGFKFTAIASSMLDLPNEPHMAYFTKARSDITKENLKAIEGKTIGLSDFNSCTDLVIKRYLKKNGVDLDRVKFLQLKPELIAPAIERGEVDLGVFHPPLVGVLLSQRDKFTQAFTSYDEWGPLGGQAPFVASNAWLQKHPKAAREFVGIIAKTANWANAHPRESAEIAGKTTGYPVEQTTNWHYAPNALLDKASLRLWWDLVKDVGNPLPGSDDLKPEDIATNAFNPFAKSADLLESQDHNTTILDREQNTGIFKTHLVDIAGLEDQK from the coding sequence GTGACATCCAGCCGTATGCGGCATTTCCGGAAATCGTCGATTGCGCTCGGATTGGCTGCTCTGGTCACTCCGGTCTTGCTGTCCGGGTGCAGCGACAAGGGTGACGACGGCGTCGTCACGTTCCGCTTCGCCAATTCGCCGACCGCCCTGTCGCTGGTGCGTATCGCCGACGAACTGGGTTACTGGAAGAATGCCTCGGTCCGTCCCGAATACGTCGGGCCCGCCACCGCCGTGCCCGCGGTGCAGTTACTCGACCAAGGGGCGATCGATATCGCAACCGGCATGTTCAACAACGACATCGACGGAAAGGTCAAGGGTTTCAAGTTCACGGCCATCGCGTCGAGCATGCTCGACCTGCCCAACGAACCCCATATGGCCTATTTCACCAAGGCCCGGTCCGATATCACCAAGGAGAATCTGAAAGCGATCGAGGGCAAGACAATTGGCCTTTCCGATTTCAACAGTTGCACCGACCTCGTGATCAAGCGCTATCTGAAGAAGAACGGCGTGGACCTGGACCGGGTCAAATTCCTGCAGCTCAAGCCCGAGCTCATCGCGCCCGCAATCGAACGCGGCGAAGTCGATCTCGGCGTGTTCCATCCCCCTCTCGTAGGTGTGCTGCTGAGTCAGCGCGACAAGTTCACGCAGGCCTTCACCTCCTATGACGAATGGGGCCCGCTCGGCGGGCAGGCACCGTTTGTCGCGAGCAATGCCTGGCTCCAGAAGCACCCGAAGGCCGCACGGGAGTTCGTCGGTATCATCGCCAAGACCGCGAACTGGGCCAACGCGCATCCCAGGGAATCCGCGGAGATCGCGGGCAAGACCACCGGCTATCCGGTCGAGCAGACCACCAACTGGCACTACGCGCCAAACGCACTGCTGGACAAGGCGAGTCTGCGGCTGTGGTGGGACCTGGTGAAGGACGTGGGCAATCCGCTGCCGGGCTCGGATGACCTCAAGCCCGAAGACATCGCCACCAACGCTTTCAATCCGTTTGCGAAGTCCGCCGATCTGCTGGAGTCCCAGGATCACAACACCACGATCCTCGACCGGGAGCAGAACACCGGCATCTTCAAGACCCATCTGGTCGACATCGCAGGGCTCGAAGACCAGAAGTGA